A genomic region of Rhodococcus pyridinivorans contains the following coding sequences:
- the gluQRS gene encoding tRNA glutamyl-Q(34) synthetase GluQRS: MSLSDEDEAGAGRFAPSPSGDLHLGNLRTAVLAWLFARSTNRRFLVRVEDLDRVRPGAEQRQLADLAAIGLDWDGRVVHQSRRRRLYDEAIARLEQAGLTYECYCTRREILEATSAPHAPAGAYPGTCRNLTDEQRAERRASGRAPAIRLRATEEWFTVHDLLHGDFTGIVDDLVLRRNDGTPAYNLAVVVDDADQGIDQVVRGDDLLTSAPRQACLAHLLGLSEPVYAHVPLALDKEGKRLAKRDGAVTLADQLALGHTAADVLGTIAVSLRLADPGEPVSPELLLDRWNPVRLPRDPWVFTPSEEGIR; the protein is encoded by the coding sequence GTGTCACTTTCGGACGAGGACGAAGCAGGAGCGGGTCGCTTCGCACCGAGTCCCTCCGGCGACCTGCACTTGGGCAATCTGCGCACCGCCGTCCTGGCGTGGTTGTTCGCGCGGTCGACCAACCGTCGGTTCCTGGTCCGCGTCGAGGATCTCGACCGGGTGCGTCCCGGCGCGGAGCAACGCCAGCTCGCGGATCTCGCGGCGATCGGTCTCGACTGGGACGGCCGGGTGGTCCACCAGTCCCGCCGCCGGCGCCTGTACGACGAGGCGATCGCGCGGCTCGAGCAGGCCGGTCTGACCTACGAGTGCTACTGCACCCGACGCGAGATCCTCGAGGCCACCTCCGCACCCCACGCCCCTGCGGGCGCCTATCCGGGCACCTGCCGCAACCTCACCGACGAGCAGCGGGCCGAGCGCCGGGCCTCCGGCCGCGCCCCCGCGATCCGGTTGCGGGCGACCGAGGAGTGGTTCACCGTCCACGACCTGCTGCACGGAGATTTCACGGGCATCGTCGACGATCTCGTGTTGCGCCGCAACGACGGAACCCCCGCGTACAACCTCGCAGTGGTGGTGGACGACGCCGACCAGGGCATCGATCAGGTGGTACGCGGAGACGACCTGCTCACTTCCGCGCCCCGGCAGGCCTGTCTCGCACACCTTCTCGGACTGTCGGAACCCGTCTACGCGCACGTGCCGCTCGCGCTCGACAAGGAGGGTAAGCGACTGGCCAAACGGGACGGCGCGGTGACACTGGCCGATCAGCTCGCGCTCGGTCACACGGCCGCCGACGTGCTGGGCACGATCGCCGTGTCGCTGCGACTCGCCGACCCCGGCGAGCCCGTGTCGCCGGAATTGTTGCTGGACCGCTGGAATCCCGTGAGACTCCCCCGCGATCCGTGGGTGTTCACCCCGTCGGAGGAAGGCATCCGATAG
- a CDS encoding RDD family protein, whose product MTTGGYPPPQQDPRATGGHPGAPSYGATPPDYTQQFPQYGAPQNGGPQYGAPQYGTPQNGTPQFGAPQFGAPQYGAPPYGAPQDGGFGGPGFPGPDPNFGAGTPGELLPRLGARIIDGLIVGIPMGILSAIMILASGGSGFVDFFMTVVSGVVAFGYWTYMESARGATIGKKLLGLSVAGPAGGNPTLEQAAKRNAFVALQILTGVPLLGFLAGLLSLAAYIGIAVTIEQDGNKQGFHDKFAGGTRVRKS is encoded by the coding sequence GTGACCACTGGTGGCTATCCACCCCCTCAGCAGGATCCTCGGGCGACGGGCGGTCATCCCGGCGCCCCCTCGTACGGCGCCACCCCGCCCGATTACACCCAGCAGTTCCCGCAGTACGGCGCGCCCCAGAACGGTGGCCCCCAGTACGGCGCTCCTCAGTACGGAACCCCGCAGAACGGAACGCCCCAATTCGGTGCGCCCCAGTTCGGCGCTCCTCAGTACGGTGCACCCCCGTACGGGGCGCCGCAGGACGGTGGGTTCGGCGGCCCGGGATTCCCCGGCCCGGATCCGAATTTCGGTGCCGGCACCCCGGGGGAACTGCTCCCGCGTCTCGGCGCCCGCATCATCGACGGCCTCATCGTTGGTATCCCCATGGGGATCCTGAGCGCGATCATGATCCTCGCGAGCGGTGGAAGCGGTTTCGTGGACTTCTTCATGACGGTCGTCAGCGGTGTCGTCGCCTTCGGCTACTGGACGTACATGGAGTCCGCTCGAGGCGCGACGATCGGCAAGAAGCTCCTCGGCTTGTCGGTCGCCGGCCCTGCCGGTGGTAACCCCACCCTCGAGCAGGCCGCCAAGCGCAACGCCTTCGTCGCGCTGCAGATCCTCACCGGCGTCCCGCTGCTGGGCTTCCTCGCCGGTCTGCTGTCGCTCGCCGCATACATCGGTATCGCGGTCACCATCGAGCAGGACGGCAACAAGCAGGGTTTCCACGACAAGTTCGCCGGCGGCACCCGGGTACGTAAGTCCTGA
- a CDS encoding queuosine precursor transporter, with protein MTEHGSNTSPALFDHAAFARVGRSPYTGIVVLFTAVLMISNISATKGIAFFTGSELTVGPLQILPIITDGGFFLFPLAYILGDVLSEVYGFAATRRAVFYGFGAVALSALCFWITQQLPPADFYAGQESFENVLGVVPRMLIAGLAGYAVGQLLNSYVLVRIKERTREKHLWARLIGSTVVGEFADTLIFCSIAAGAIGITTWADFVNFVIVGFLWKTLVEIVVLPVTYRVIAYVKEREPSYA; from the coding sequence GTGACCGAGCACGGATCGAACACCTCCCCCGCCCTCTTCGACCACGCCGCCTTCGCGCGCGTGGGACGCAGCCCGTACACGGGGATCGTCGTGCTGTTCACCGCGGTGCTGATGATCTCCAACATCTCCGCGACGAAGGGCATCGCGTTCTTCACCGGCTCCGAACTCACCGTCGGGCCGCTGCAGATCCTGCCGATCATCACCGACGGCGGGTTCTTCCTGTTCCCCCTCGCCTACATCCTCGGCGACGTGCTCAGCGAGGTGTACGGCTTCGCGGCCACCCGCCGCGCCGTCTTCTACGGCTTCGGGGCGGTCGCGCTGTCCGCGCTGTGCTTCTGGATCACGCAGCAGCTGCCCCCGGCCGACTTCTACGCCGGTCAGGAGTCCTTCGAGAACGTCCTCGGTGTGGTGCCCCGGATGTTGATCGCCGGGCTCGCCGGGTACGCGGTCGGGCAGTTGCTCAACTCGTACGTGCTCGTCCGCATCAAGGAACGCACCCGGGAGAAGCACCTGTGGGCGCGGCTGATCGGGTCGACCGTCGTCGGCGAGTTCGCCGACACCCTCATCTTCTGCTCGATCGCCGCAGGGGCCATCGGCATCACGACCTGGGCCGACTTCGTCAACTTCGTGATCGTCGGGTTCCTGTGGAAGACGCTGGTCGAGATCGTCGTGCTCCCGGTGACCTACCGCGTGATCGCGTACGTCAAGGAGCGCGAACCCTCCTACGCCTGA
- the tgt gene encoding tRNA guanosine(34) transglycosylase Tgt, with amino-acid sequence MTDSSIPTPPDPFFTVGARLDNGLGRTGTIHTPHGDIRTPAFVPVGTKATVKAVLPETMAELGSQALLANAYHLYLQPGSDIVDEAGGLGKFMNWPGPTFTDSGGFQVMSLGAGFKKVIAMESVGVQNDDVIAKGKERLAHVDDDGVTFKSHLDGSRHRFTPEVSMRIQHELGADIMFAFDELTTLMNTRGYQERSLERTQAWAVRCIAEHEKLTAERARRPYQALFGVVQGAQYEDLRRQACRGLESIVGETGRGFDGYGIGGALEKHNLGTIVRWCTEELPEHKPRHLLGISEPDDIFVAVEHGVDTFDCVNPSRVARNAAIYHPDGRFNINTSRHRRDFTPIDENCDCYTCRNYTRAYIHHLFKAKEMLASTLCTIHNERFTVRLVDDIRASMENGTLAEFKAETLGRFYASRRRA; translated from the coding sequence GTGACCGATTCCAGCATTCCGACCCCGCCCGATCCCTTCTTCACGGTCGGAGCGCGTCTCGACAACGGACTCGGCCGCACGGGCACGATCCACACCCCGCACGGAGACATCCGCACCCCGGCCTTCGTCCCGGTGGGCACGAAGGCGACCGTCAAGGCGGTGCTGCCCGAGACGATGGCCGAGCTCGGCTCGCAGGCGTTGCTCGCCAACGCCTACCACCTCTACCTGCAGCCCGGCTCCGACATCGTCGACGAGGCCGGCGGGCTCGGGAAGTTCATGAACTGGCCCGGTCCGACCTTCACCGACAGCGGCGGCTTCCAGGTCATGTCGCTCGGAGCCGGGTTCAAGAAGGTCATCGCGATGGAGTCCGTCGGTGTCCAGAACGACGACGTCATCGCCAAGGGCAAGGAGCGGCTCGCCCACGTCGACGACGACGGGGTGACCTTCAAATCGCACCTCGACGGGTCGCGGCACCGGTTCACCCCCGAGGTGTCGATGCGTATCCAGCACGAGCTCGGCGCCGACATCATGTTCGCCTTCGATGAGCTCACGACCCTCATGAACACCCGCGGCTACCAGGAACGCTCCCTCGAACGGACCCAGGCGTGGGCGGTGCGGTGCATCGCCGAGCACGAGAAGCTCACCGCCGAACGCGCTCGCCGCCCCTACCAGGCGTTGTTCGGCGTCGTGCAGGGCGCGCAGTACGAGGACCTGCGACGACAGGCATGCCGGGGCCTCGAGTCCATCGTCGGCGAGACCGGCCGCGGATTCGACGGCTACGGCATCGGCGGTGCGCTCGAGAAGCACAATCTCGGCACGATCGTGCGGTGGTGCACCGAGGAGCTGCCCGAGCACAAGCCGCGACACCTGTTGGGCATCAGCGAACCCGACGACATCTTCGTCGCGGTCGAGCACGGCGTCGACACCTTCGACTGCGTCAATCCGTCGCGGGTCGCGCGCAACGCCGCGATCTACCACCCCGACGGCCGGTTCAACATCAACACCAGCCGTCACCGGCGCGACTTCACGCCGATCGACGAGAACTGCGACTGCTACACCTGCCGGAACTACACGCGCGCGTACATCCACCACCTGTTCAAGGCGAAGGAGATGCTCGCCTCGACGTTGTGCACGATCCACAACGAACGGTTCACGGTGCGCCTCGTCGACGACATCCGGGCGAGCATGGAGAACGGCACGCTTGCCGAGTTCAAGGCCGAGACGCTCGGCCGGTTCTACGCGAGCCGGCGTCGGGCCTGA